TAAACATGGCAGCGGCCTTCTTCGACAATGGTGTACATGCCGAAGGCGCGTGCGAGGGCCGAAAAAATCGGCACCCAGATGAACAAGCTAATGAAAGTAATGAGTGCAACACCAAGGGTTGTCATTTTTTGCCTCCATCGACTTCGACAAACGCCTGCTGCGCGCGTCCGTAAAGGTTGAGACGAATGTTGCGCAAATACGCCGGCAGCGCGTGCGTGCCATGCGCTTTCAGAGAAGCCAGCTGTTCGGCGAGAGCGCGCAACGGCTCAACTTCGGCCTGCGCGTTGAGCGTTTCGATTTCAACCGCGCGTTTCGACTGCACGATTTTCTGATCGGCACTTGCCTGCGCGAGAGAAATGTCAGACGAAACGTGGTTGTGCGCGGTGTTGATAGCAGCGAGTGCCGATTCGACTTCTGGCGGCGGGTCGATGCCGGTAATAAGCGACGCATCCAGAACAATTCCATAGCGCGCCACCGACGAAGCGCATTCGCGCTCCATGTGTTCGTTGAGGTCGCGCAGATTCTTTCGCAAATCGTTGATGGAAACGCCGGTCACGATGCTGGCATCGAGCGGCTGCGAGCCAAGTGCAACTTCGGGTTGCGCGTTGGTGGGCGCTTCAAAGTTGGCAATGCGCTCGCGCAGGATGGAAACGAAGTAACCCATCACATGAACAAAAGGCCGCTTGACACCAAACAAATAGGCGTAAAGGTTGCGCTCTGAAATGCGATAACGAATCTGGCCGTTGAGACCGGTATTCAGTTGGTCTTTGGTGACAGCTTCCAGCAATTGCCCGCCATGATTCGCTGCCGGATTCTCGGCGTCGTAAGCCATGTTGATGGTCTGGGTGGCAATCGAGACTTTGTAGATGCGCTCC
The sequence above is a segment of the Abditibacteriaceae bacterium genome. Coding sequences within it:
- a CDS encoding SPFH domain-containing protein — protein: MSLIAGIIIGFVAWFLVRYLVAGLYTVAQNERAVKTVFGRAERIPNASTLDDVIAESLKPEERERYNFPQVRVIPAGGPYFKWPWERIYKVSIATQTINMAYDAENPAANHGGQLLEAVTKDQLNTGLNGQIRYRISERNLYAYLFGVKRPFVHVMGYFVSILRERIANFEAPTNAQPEVALGSQPLDASIVTGVSINDLRKNLRDLNEHMERECASSVARYGIVLDASLITGIDPPPEVESALAAINTAHNHVSSDISLAQASADQKIVQSKRAVEIETLNAQAEVEPLRALAEQLASLKAHGTHALPAYLRNIRLNLYGRAQQAFVEVDGGKK